Part of the Bacillus sp. BGMRC 2118 genome is shown below.
CAAGACTTACATAAGTAGTTATACTTTAGAATGAGGTGAAAATCAATTATTCACCTTTATTTTTTTTGATAATTTCTTCTTGTACACTCTTTGGAACATCTTCATAGTGATCGAAGTGCATTGTGAACACACCACGACCTTGAGTGTTAGAACGTAGTGCAGTTGCATATCCGAACATTTCAGATAGTGGAACCATTGCACGTACTACTTGAGCATTACCACGAGCTTCCATACCTTCTACACGTCCACGACGAGCAGTGATACCACCCATGATATCTCCCATATATTCTTCTGGAATTACAACTTCGACTCTCATAATAGGCTCAAGAACTACAGGGCTACATTTTGAAGCCGCGTTCTTAAGTGCCATAGAAGCAGCAATTTTAAATGCCATTTCTGAAGAGTCAACATCATGGTAAGAACCATCAAATAATCTAGCTTTAATATCTACTAATGGGAAGCCAGCTAATACACCGTTTTGCAGTGCATCTTCTAGACCTGCTTGAACAGCTGGAACGTATTCACGAGGAACAGTACCACCGACAATACCATTTTCAAATTCAAAGCCTTTTCCTTCTTCGTTTGGTGAGAATTCAATCCAAACGTGTCCGTATTGTCCACGACCACCAGATTGACGTGCAAACTTACCTTCTACAGAAGCAGAACCACGGAAAGTTTCACGGTATGCAACCTGTGGAGCACCAACGTTAGCTTCAACCTTGAATTCACGTCTCATACGATCAACGATGATATCTAAGTGAAGTTCACCCATACCAGCGATAATTGTTTGACCTGTTTCTTGGTCAGTGTGTGCTCTGAACGTTGGATCTTCTTCTTGAAGCTTTTGCAGGGCAGTAGTCATCTTGTCTTGGTCAGCTTTTGACTTCGGCTCAACTGATAACTGAATTACTGGCTCTGGGAAGTTCATTGATTCTAGGATAACTAGTGCTTTTTCATCACATAGTGTATCACCAGTAGTTGTATCTTTTAAACCTACAGCTGCAGCAATATCACCTGCATAAACCATTGAGATTTCTTCACGGCTATTTGCATGCATTTGCAAGATACGACCGATACGCTCACGCTTACCTTTTGTTGAGTTTTGTACGTATGATCCTGAGCTTAATGTACCTGAGTACACACGGAAGAACGTTAACTTACCAACATAAGGGTCAGTCATTACCTTAAACGCTAGAGCTGAGAACGGCTCAGAGTCGCTTGAAGGACGAGTTACTTCTTCATCCGAATCCGGTAGAGTACCTTTAATAGCTGGTACATCTAATGGAGATGGTAGGTAGTCGATTACTGCATCTAACATTTTTTGAACACCTTTGTTCTTGAATGCAGATCCACAGATTACTGGGAAGAACTCAACGTTTACAACACCTTTACGAATTGCAGCTTTTAGCTCTTCGTTAGAGATTTCTTCTCCACCAAGGTATCTTTCCATTAAATCTTCATCAAGTTCTGCAACTGCTTCAATTAACTTTTCGCGGTATTCATTTGCTAATTCCAAGTGTTCTTCAGGAATTTCACGAACTTCAATGTCAGTTCCTAGGTCATTGCCGTAGAAAGTTGCATTCATTTCTACAAGGTCAATGATTGCAGAAAATTGATCTTCTGCACCAATTGGTAATTGAATTGGAGCAGCATTAGCTTGAAGACGGTCATGAATTGTTCCAACAGAATATAAGAAGTCAGCACCGATTTTGTCCATTTTGTTTACGAATACAACACGTGGTACTCCGTATGTTGTAGCTTGACGCCAAACTGTTTCTGTTTGTGGTTCAACTCCTGATTGCGCATCTAGTACAGCTACTGCGCCATCTAGTACACGAAGTGAACGTTCTACTTCTACAGTAAAGTCTACGTGTCCTGGAGTATCAATAATGTTAACGCGGTGACCTTTCCACTGTGCTGTTGTAGCAGCAGATGTGATTGTAATACCACGTTCTTGTTCTTGCTCCATCCAGTCCATTTGAGACGCACCTTCATGTGTTTCACCAATCTTATGTATACGACCAGTGTAATAAAGGACACGTTCTGTAGTAGTTGTTTTACCAGCATCAATGTGAGCCATGATACCAATATTACGAGTATTTTCTAAGGAGAACTCTCTTGCCATTTGGTCTTTCTCCTTCCATTTAGAAGTTAGTTTTTTTTATAAATTTACCAAAAATCGAGGAAAAGAGCCAATGAATCAGAATTCGCAGCTCTTTACCTCTTTTGAATAATTTAATCCTACCAACGGTAGTGAGCAAATGCTTTGTTAGCTTCTGCCATTTTGTGCATATCTTCGCGCTTCTTAACTGAAGCACCAGTGTTATTTGCAGCATCTAGAATTTCATTAGCTAAACGCTCTTCCATAGTCTTTTCTCCACGAAGACGAGAATAGTTAACTAGGTAGCGAAGACCTAAAGTTGTACGACGGTCTGGACGTACCTCGATTGGTACTTGGTAGTTTGCTCCACCAACACGACGTGCTTTTACTTCTAGAACTGGCATAACATTTTTCATTGCTTGCTCGAATACTTCCATAGGCTCCTTACCAGAACGTTCTTGAACTAGTTCGAAAGCTTTATAAAGGATAGCTTGAGATTTACCTCTCTTACCATCAATCATCATGCGGTTGATTAAACGAGTTACAAGCTTTGATTTGTAAATCGGATCTGGTAAAACGTCTCTTTTTGCAACAGGACCTTTACGTGGCATGTTATGTCCCCCTTTCCTATTATTTATTCGTATTTAAAGTATTATTATTTCTTTGCTGCTTTTGGTCTCTTTGTTCCGTACTTAGAACGACCTTGCATACGCTTGTCTACACCAGCAGTGTCAAGCGCACCACGAACGATGTGATAACGTACCCCTGGTAAGTCTTTTACACGACCTCCACGAATAAGTACTACACTGTGTTCTTGTAGGTTGTGACCAATCCCTGGAATGTACGCAGTTACCTCGATTCCGTTAGTTAAACGTACACGAGCATATTTACGTAATGCTGAGTTTGGCTTCTTTGGTGTCATTGTACCTACACGAGTACAAACTCCACGTTTTTGTGGTGAAGATACGTTAGTTTGTACCTTCTTGAAGCTGTTATAACCTTTATTTAGTGCAGGAGACTTAGATTTTTCAATCTTGCTCTCGCGTCCTTTACGAACTAATTGGTTAATAGTTGGCATGTTGTTTTCCTCCCTTCAAGTTTAATTCCACATACCCAGGTGGTTCATAACTGGGCAAAAACAAAGTTTTTGTAGAACAGCTTTGGACTGTTCCACAAAAACAGTTTTTAATTAGTAATCGCTACTGCGGCAGCGCCCACTTCAATTCCACAAGCTTTTCCAAGCTTCTTCATTGAATCAACTTTAGTAACAGGTACATGTAGTTCAGCAGCTGTTTCTATCAACTTAACAATTACACGTTGATCAGCATCCTCTGCAACTACAACCTCTTTTACTTCACCGTTTTTCAGGGCTTTAATGGCTTGCTTTGTTCCTACAATCACATGATAAGCCTGTGACACTTTTTCATAAGACATTTTTCATATCCTCCAAAGTAACAGGTGTTATAGGAGCACCTTCGATATAGTATCATTTTCTGCAAATCATTGTCAACTATTTGTTGAAAAATATTCGTATGGATTAATACGCCTTTTCAGTTTCTAATTCTGAATTTGCTTCTAAACTCATACCTTCTTCTTCACTAGCTAACTGTGCAGCCGATACTGGACTTACTTTTCGGTAACGTGCCATACCTGTACCAGCAGGAACTAATTTACCAATAATTACATTCTCTTTTAATCCTAGTAATTCATCACGTTTACCTTTGATTGCTGCATCTGTTAGAACACGAGTTGTTTCTTGGAAAGACGCTGCAGATAAGAATGAATCAGTTTCAAGAGATGCTTTTGTAATACCTAGTAGTACTGGTCTACCTGTTGCAGGTTGCTTACCATCAAGCAATACTTGTTCGTTTGCTTGAGTAAATTGGTGAACATCTAATAACGAACCTGGTAATACATCTGTTTCACCAGCATCTGTTACGCGGATTTTCCGCAGCATTTGACGCACCATTACCTCAACGTGCTTATCACCAATTTCTACCCCCTGCATACGGTAAACTTTTTGTACTTCTTTAAGTAAATATTCTTGAACTGCTGTAATATCTCGTACCTTTAACAATTCTTTCGGATCAATTGAACCTTCTGTTAACTCTTGACCACGCTCAATCTTTTGGCCTTCAGTTACCTTAATACGTGCACCATAAGGAGCTACATATGTCTTACTTTCAACTTCACCTTGAATTGTAATTTCTTGCTTATCTCTAGAATCGCTAATCGCAGAAACAATACCGTCAATCTCAGAGATTGTTGCTTGCCCTTTAGGATTACGCGCTTCGAAAAGTTCTTGGATACGAGGTAAACCTTGTGTGATATCGTCTCCTGCAACCCCACCTGTATGGAACGTACGCATCGTTAACTGAGTTCCTGGTTCACCAATTGATTGAGCCGCAATAATACCTACTGCTTCCCCTACTTCAACCTCTGAACCAGTTGCAAGGTTACGTCCGTAACACTTCTTACATACACCGTGTCTTGTATTACATGTGAATGCTGAACGTATTCTTACCTCTTCGATTCCTGCTTCTGTAATAATACGAGCAATATCTTCAGTAATTAGTCCGTTCTCTTCTACAAGAACCTCGTTTGTTTCAGGATGCTTGATTGCTTTACGAGCATATCTTCCGATTAAACGTTCATCCAGTTTTTCAATTACTTCAGTACCATCTTTTAACGACGCTACTACTAATCCACGGTCTGTTCCGCAATCGTCCTCACGAACAATTACATCTTGAGCCACGTCTACTAAACGTCTTGTTAAGTAACCTGAGTCAGCAGTTTTTAGTGCTGTATCAGCTAGACCTTTACGTGCACCGTGAGTAGAGATGAAGTATTCTAATACTG
Proteins encoded:
- the fusA gene encoding elongation factor G — encoded protein: MAREFSLENTRNIGIMAHIDAGKTTTTERVLYYTGRIHKIGETHEGASQMDWMEQEQERGITITSAATTAQWKGHRVNIIDTPGHVDFTVEVERSLRVLDGAVAVLDAQSGVEPQTETVWRQATTYGVPRVVFVNKMDKIGADFLYSVGTIHDRLQANAAPIQLPIGAEDQFSAIIDLVEMNATFYGNDLGTDIEVREIPEEHLELANEYREKLIEAVAELDEDLMERYLGGEEISNEELKAAIRKGVVNVEFFPVICGSAFKNKGVQKMLDAVIDYLPSPLDVPAIKGTLPDSDEEVTRPSSDSEPFSALAFKVMTDPYVGKLTFFRVYSGTLSSGSYVQNSTKGKRERIGRILQMHANSREEISMVYAGDIAAAVGLKDTTTGDTLCDEKALVILESMNFPEPVIQLSVEPKSKADQDKMTTALQKLQEEDPTFRAHTDQETGQTIIAGMGELHLDIIVDRMRREFKVEANVGAPQVAYRETFRGSASVEGKFARQSGGRGQYGHVWIEFSPNEEGKGFEFENGIVGGTVPREYVPAVQAGLEDALQNGVLAGFPLVDIKARLFDGSYHDVDSSEMAFKIAASMALKNAASKCSPVVLEPIMRVEVVIPEEYMGDIMGGITARRGRVEGMEARGNAQVVRAMVPLSEMFGYATALRSNTQGRGVFTMHFDHYEDVPKSVQEEIIKKNKGE
- the rpsG gene encoding 30S ribosomal protein S7 produces the protein MPRKGPVAKRDVLPDPIYKSKLVTRLINRMMIDGKRGKSQAILYKAFELVQERSGKEPMEVFEQAMKNVMPVLEVKARRVGGANYQVPIEVRPDRRTTLGLRYLVNYSRLRGEKTMEERLANEILDAANNTGASVKKREDMHKMAEANKAFAHYRW
- a CDS encoding 30S ribosomal protein S12; translation: MPTINQLVRKGRESKIEKSKSPALNKGYNSFKKVQTNVSSPQKRGVCTRVGTMTPKKPNSALRKYARVRLTNGIEVTAYIPGIGHNLQEHSVVLIRGGRVKDLPGVRYHIVRGALDTAGVDKRMQGRSKYGTKRPKAAKK
- a CDS encoding 50S ribosomal protein L7ae-like protein, which produces MSYEKVSQAYHVIVGTKQAIKALKNGEVKEVVVAEDADQRVIVKLIETAAELHVPVTKVDSMKKLGKACGIEVGAAAVAITN